A segment of the Hallerella succinigenes genome:
CCAAATATTTGGTCTTAAAACGGAAATATCCTCCACGAAGAGAAGTTCCTGTTTCTTTCAAGTAAAACCAAATAATAGGCGAGTTCAAAATAGCCAAATATGTTTTGTACAAATTAGAATCTGGATTTTTCAAAACAAACGCATATGAAGTGTCGTTATGATAATGTTCTCCGGAATCGAGATACATTGTTGCACCATAGCATACATCAGGCGTTAAGATTCTTTCCACTGAAAGATTATCGATATTTCGGAAATTCCACAGCGAATACCAAGATGGGTATTTCATACTGGCGGTTCCTCGACTAGCCAATCTTTTTCTTAAAGACGAAAAATATCCGTAACAATATGGAAATTGATTTTTCAATTCTTGTTCTTCATAGAGAACGGTTTTTCCATTATCCTTTTTATAATATTGCTCCGGCGGATATATTTTTTACATAGTCATGCTGCATAAGAGACATGCTTGTCGCCAAAATACTTGATTACTCGTTCAGGGCTGTTGCTCACCATTTTCATGTGGGATTCCGCATGGGAGCGTAGCTTTTCGCGAGTCCGAGCCGGTGCGTTGGAAGATATTTCGTGTTTCAGGTCGGCATTAAGACGTTCGTCAGGATTCAGCTCGGGACTGTAGCTGGGCAGGTAGAATACGCTTATCTTGTCCGTGTTCGCTTCAAGCCATTCCTTTACCGGCTTGCTGTGGTGAACCCTCAGGTTGTCCATCACGAGAAACACTTTCTTCCCTTTCCCGTCTGCATACACATCCTTCACCAGAGCCGTCATGAAGTCGATGAGCTTCGTCGCGTCGAACGCCCCGTCAATCATCATCCAGTGGCACTTCCCGCGATTGTTCACCGCCGATATCATGGAAAAGCGCTCCCTGCATCCGGGAGCCTTCACGACCGGGGTCTGCCCGCAGGGGGCGTAGCTGCGGCCACGGACATCCGTGTTCACGATGGCGGTCTCGTCCGCCCAGTGGATTTCCGCATTCTCGCATACCGCATCGGCCTTTATTTTCGGGTATTCCTCTTCGAGCCACTTCTTCACCGCTTCGGGGTTTTGCTCGTACGCGCGGACAATCGGTTTTTGCGGGGTGAAGTTCCATCTTTTGAGGTAGTCGCCGACCGTTCTCTTGGCCAGCTTCACTCCAAATTTGCTGCGGACAAGCTCCGCAACCGCTTCGCGGGTCCAGAGGGCGAACTTGAACTTGAGCTGTTCGGGACGCTTGTCCCGGATTAGTTTCTGTATCTCGGATTCTTGATTGGCGGAAAGGAGCCTTTTTTCCCTTTCCTTGCGGCCCCTTGTCTTCGGCTTGAGCGCATTCATCCCGCCTTTCTCGTAAAGCGATAGAACTGCATCCACCATGGGGCGGCTCACGCCGCAGGTCTCTGCGATCTTGCTTTTCTTGAATCCCGCCTTCTTCATTTTTACGATTGTCTTCCGTTTTTCGAGAAGGCTCTGGACATTCTTTCTTGCATCATCTTTTTCCATGATGCAAATATAGTAAACTTTGCTTGTTTTGTAAAGTATTTATCTGCCTAATCTATAAGGATAAATCATGTATTCTTTTTTATCGTTAAAAGAATATCTCTGAATGGTTTTGCCTGTCAATACAGGTTTGCAAATTCCTTTTTCTATTTGGACGTCTTGATCTAGAGCCTCTGAATAACCTGTAATAAATTTTTTGGTTTCTGTACAGTTTTCTAAATAAAATGCTTTGTTATCGCCGGTGACAATGCCTTGATAAATCCCTTTAAATACCTCTTTCACTGTATTTTTTTGTTGATGTAATTTTTCAAGAACTGTTGCAGCCATTCCTGTTTGAAAACTCCATCGGCTTGTATCGCTTAATTTTTCTATGGGGAACGTTTCCGACACAACGCCGTTTTCAATTTCAGTGGGTATCACTTGCGCATAAGAAAAATTTTTGTTCTGATGGGAAAGTCCGATGACGCAGGTATAAACCGATGCCGAAGAAAAGACTTGCTCCGAGCCAAAATGCGTTAAAAAATTCAGCGCACGATTTTTGTATATGAAAGAGCGTAATCCCACGCCAAAGTCGCTGTTCAAGAATTTATGCGGACAAATAAAAGAGAGATAGCCGTCTTTGTTCAACAAGGTGAATCCTTTTTCCAGGAATAGAACATAAAAATCGAACCGTCCTGTTGCAGACTGGTAATTCTGTTCATAAAACTTCGCTTCTTCTTCATAATTTTCGCGCAGACCTTGCACACGCAAATACGGCGGGTTGCCGATGACGCAGTCAAATCCGCCAGTCCGCGTTTTTTTCGGGGCGTTGCGGGGTGTCCCCGCAGAGGGGGTAGCGAAAGACGCTTTGGCTTTCGCGAGGGGGAGGCTTCCCCCGTCCGTAAATACTTGGGGAAATTCCTTTTCCCAGTCGAAGGCGTTCACCTTTCTTTGCTCTTCCATGCAAAAGTCCAGAAAGTTTTTGTCGGCGTAGAAGTCGCTTCCGATGAGCGAGTTGCCACACTTGATGTTTTCCCGCATGTCGGGGAGGATTTTGTTTTGCGCAAGATCCGAAGAGCGGAACATTTCGCCCATGCCGCTTTGGGAGAGGGCCTTGCCTTCGTTTTCGAGCAGCTTGAGGAAGAGCGAGAGTTTGGTGACTTCCACCGCCTGCGCGTCGATGTCCACGCCGTAGATGTTGTTCAAAAGGATGCGTTTTTTTTCTTCGACGGAAAGTTTGTAAGAAAGGGTTGCGGAGTCTTTGTAAATGATTCCCGATTTTTCGGCCCTGGCGCGGTTTTTGTCGCTGTCGTAGTAGTCAAGGTGGTAGGCAAGAAGATACTGGTATGCGCCGATGAGAAAGCTCCCCGAGCCGCAAGCGGGGTCCACGAAACGCATTTTCGCAATCTGCTCGGGAGTGCGTCCGGCGATTTTTTTGCCGATGGTGTTTTCCACGATGTAATTCACGATGTAAGTGGGGGTGTAATACACGCCGCCGGCTTTTTGCACTTCGGGCTTTTCAACGACTTCCACGCTGTGTCCGTTTTTCGTCTTTCGGCTGAAGCGGATGATTTTGCCGAGGAAGCGTTCGTAAATCGAGCCCAGGATTTCCACGGGAAGGACGCTGAACTCGTATGGGCATTTGGGGTAGTAAAGTTCGCCGACGATGCTTTCGAGGGTTTTGTCCTGAATGGAAAGGCTGTCGGTAAAGTCGTCCTTGGCGAAAAGGCCGGAGTTGAATTTTTTGTCCGACGCGTCGAAGAGTTTTTGGAGGCGGGGGTAAATGCCGTTTTTGCTCCGGGCGATTTTTCCTAGAGCGTCGTATTCTTCGATTTCCTTGTCTTCGCAGATGCGCAAGAAGAGGATGCGGTCGATGATTTTCTGGACGCTGGAGGTGAGATTGTATTCGTCGATTTCGGCGTTGTGGAGCGCGATGTCTTCGGCTAGGAGAAGTCGCCAACGTTCTATCATGGAAAGGATGTCGTCGTCCACGCTGGCCGTCCCCTTTTTGTCTTTCGCGCTTTCAAAATAAGTGTCGAACTTGCCCAGATCCACAGCTTCGTAGCTGAAGCGGTTGTAAAGCTCTTCAAATTTTTCGGCGTATTCTTCGAAGGTGTAATATCCGATGCGCGCCGTGCCGGCGGTGTCCTTGGAGTTGGGCTTGATGCGCGTGTCGTAAACGGCGAATTCCGAGAAGTCCGTGAGGATGGCGATGGGCATTTTGGAGGTATAGGCGTAGCGGCGCACTTGCAAGGCGGGGGCTGGGTCCTTTTTCAGGTCCACGCTGGGCTGCTTGGCTTCCACGTAGATTTTTTTGATGCCCCCGAAACAGAGGGAATAGTCCGGGTGTTTGGTGCGGTTGTCGATGGTCACGCGGTCTTCGGGGATGACTTCCCGCTTGTCCGGGCGGGCACCCTTTTCGTTTTTCACGTCCCAGCCGAGGCACTCCAAAAGAACATCGATGAATTGTCCACGGCAGTTGGCTTCGTTAAATTCTTTAGAAAGATAATAGGTTTTGTTCTCGTTGAAGAGCCGGGCTAATTCTGCAACGCGCGCTTTGCGCTCTTCCAAGGTCATCGTTTTGCATTTTGGCTGCGACATGGTTTGCTCCGTTTGCGATTTTTCCGTAAAATATATATAAAGCAGCTCTGGAGCCGCAAGGAATATCGGAGCCTCCGAGGATTCCGTTTTTCTTTTGGCGGTTACGGGAAATCCCCTATCTCTGCCGAATCCGGTAGCCTTTCTTTTCCAAAAGCCTTAAAACATTATCCCCGGAACCGACCAAATGCGCCGCACCGACAACGATAAACGCCTTTTCCCCGGCTGTCGCCAACGAATCGATACTCTCTGCCATGCGCAAATTCCGCTTTGTATAAAGCGCTTCCTCGTAATCCGCGTCCGTCTTATCCATAGCAAAGATCCGCTGCATTTTTGGCACGTCACCGCATTTCCAAGCGTTCGCAATTTCGGTAATCAACGAATCCGCATGTGTAATCTCATCGAGCGTATTCTTCAGGTAGCGAACGCCTAAAGAATCTTCTGCATCCGAAAAAATGCTCACCTGTTCCCCGGGTGTTTCTATCGCAAAGACCTTCTTGTTCTGATCTTCGGCACGGAAAAGCAGTTCCTTGTCAATGCCATATTCGCCCGAAAGCCCCGTGCGTTCAATGGCCACGGCAGAAAGCGAAAGTGCGATCATCCACGGGCGAAATGGCTTCAAAATTTCAAGCGGAATGTTCCAAGCCTTTGTCACGGAATCGAGTTCCGCATACAATTCCTGGGGAAGAATACTGTCCAGTTTCA
Coding sequences within it:
- a CDS encoding TaqI-like C-terminal specificity domain-containing protein, with the protein product MKNQFPYCYGYFSSLRKRLASRGTASMKYPSWYSLWNFRNIDNLSVERILTPDVCYGATMYLDSGEHYHNDTSYAFVLKNPDSNLYKTYLAILNSPIIWFYLKETGTSLRGGYFRFKTKYLENFPLPTATPEQQQTLAALADQMLAAHTQLASAKSDADKKTLQQRIAILNAQINAQVYALYGLSSEEIAVVEGA
- a CDS encoding IS630 family transposase, whose product is MEKDDARKNVQSLLEKRKTIVKMKKAGFKKSKIAETCGVSRPMVDAVLSLYEKGGMNALKPKTRGRKEREKRLLSANQESEIQKLIRDKRPEQLKFKFALWTREAVAELVRSKFGVKLAKRTVGDYLKRWNFTPQKPIVRAYEQNPEAVKKWLEEEYPKIKADAVCENAEIHWADETAIVNTDVRGRSYAPCGQTPVVKAPGCRERFSMISAVNNRGKCHWMMIDGAFDATKLIDFMTALVKDVYADGKGKKVFLVMDNLRVHHSKPVKEWLEANTDKISVFYLPSYSPELNPDERLNADLKHEISSNAPARTREKLRSHAESHMKMVSNSPERVIKYFGDKHVSYAA
- a CDS encoding Eco57I restriction-modification methylase domain-containing protein, which gives rise to MSQPKCKTMTLEERKARVAELARLFNENKTYYLSKEFNEANCRGQFIDVLLECLGWDVKNEKGARPDKREVIPEDRVTIDNRTKHPDYSLCFGGIKKIYVEAKQPSVDLKKDPAPALQVRRYAYTSKMPIAILTDFSEFAVYDTRIKPNSKDTAGTARIGYYTFEEYAEKFEELYNRFSYEAVDLGKFDTYFESAKDKKGTASVDDDILSMIERWRLLLAEDIALHNAEIDEYNLTSSVQKIIDRILFLRICEDKEIEEYDALGKIARSKNGIYPRLQKLFDASDKKFNSGLFAKDDFTDSLSIQDKTLESIVGELYYPKCPYEFSVLPVEILGSIYERFLGKIIRFSRKTKNGHSVEVVEKPEVQKAGGVYYTPTYIVNYIVENTIGKKIAGRTPEQIAKMRFVDPACGSGSFLIGAYQYLLAYHLDYYDSDKNRARAEKSGIIYKDSATLSYKLSVEEKKRILLNNIYGVDIDAQAVEVTKLSLFLKLLENEGKALSQSGMGEMFRSSDLAQNKILPDMRENIKCGNSLIGSDFYADKNFLDFCMEEQRKVNAFDWEKEFPQVFTDGGSLPLAKAKASFATPSAGTPRNAPKKTRTGGFDCVIGNPPYLRVQGLRENYEEEAKFYEQNYQSATGRFDFYVLFLEKGFTLLNKDGYLSFICPHKFLNSDFGVGLRSFIYKNRALNFLTHFGSEQVFSSASVYTCVIGLSHQNKNFSYAQVIPTEIENGVVSETFPIEKLSDTSRWSFQTGMAATVLEKLHQQKNTVKEVFKGIYQGIVTGDNKAFYLENCTETKKFITGYSEALDQDVQIEKGICKPVLTGKTIQRYSFNDKKEYMIYPYRLGR
- a CDS encoding TraB/GumN family protein; this encodes MNPDSWGGPVWNKLWKFGILGFFCAQCVGCAGNRSEESAEPLKSPVCGEKHLLWKAEKSGAPAVWLLGSIHLADSSFYPFAPVIDSAFDASSLLAAELDLTEESTMQETGRLMAEKGRLPAGVKLDSILPQELYAELDSVTKAWNIPLEILKPFRPWMIALSLSAVAIERTGLSGEYGIDKELLFRAEDQNKKVFAIETPGEQVSIFSDAEDSLGVRYLKNTLDEITHADSLITEIANAWKCGDVPKMQRIFAMDKTDADYEEALYTKRNLRMAESIDSLATAGEKAFIVVGAAHLVGSGDNVLRLLEKKGYRIRQR